One genomic window of Pseudoxanthomonas sp. includes the following:
- a CDS encoding TonB-dependent receptor: MTSHVCRLRLTLAIAAALAPALVHAQDTTAGQVPAREQSATTLDTVVVSGTAQFKGLRKRDTSFSITTATAEQMREAVPQSTADLLKITPGVWAEPSGGGTGANIFVRGMPSEGDAPFVTMQLDGAPLYPPPTLSFLENSTLFRLDDTVERMEVLRGGSSPIFSNGQAGITVNFIQKTGQDTPEGSVRLTTGSDSLQRIDVYAGGALGNGWYASAGGFFRKTDGVRDPQFDADKGGQFSATLSKRWDSGDVTFYARHLDDNNAFYTPIPLISRNNGSDLSSFPGLDAKTGTLLSNDFRHVTLPVGPNGETITRDLADGRGVNIDLFGGSLNWQAGDWTIADRFNVMGGDAPTNALFTGAAPITLGDYIASFGSTGTGTYTNGGGVVDPNQQVLQAGWWVVDKHLSSFTNDLRLSRQLFEGNTLTFGVYYAKYSSRDTWYLGNNMLLTAENNARRVDVTLDDGRQVTRDGFTGTSTFALREDFEGRNTAAFVADEWEINDRLRLDLGARYEQQKVTGDVHDTATIDLDGDPNTLYDNNTSISLPGITHYDQTDKKFSWTAGLNLKLNEQVSLFARANSGLKFPGFDNLRDGNNKVQEVDQYELGLKSGSRMYDLYLTGFYNTFKHSPYQAFLADGTSYATNGDSRAYGLELEGAIRPFGGFELAGTGVWLKANYRNYEEFTGNQVMRQPKLQYRLTPSYYWALPMGDLKIFATYSHVGQRFADLANAQILPSYYTVDVGASLHVGDHWEVTASGSNVTDELGLTEGNTQVMGAATGGVFMGRPIAGHQYQMSLAYRW; encoded by the coding sequence ATGACATCGCACGTTTGCCGACTTCGCCTGACCCTGGCCATCGCCGCCGCCTTGGCACCGGCGCTGGTCCACGCCCAGGACACCACGGCCGGGCAGGTTCCGGCGCGGGAGCAGAGCGCCACCACGCTGGATACGGTGGTGGTCAGTGGCACCGCGCAGTTCAAGGGGCTGCGCAAGCGCGACACCAGTTTCTCGATCACCACTGCCACCGCGGAGCAGATGCGTGAAGCGGTGCCGCAGAGCACTGCGGACCTGCTGAAGATCACCCCCGGGGTGTGGGCCGAACCCAGTGGCGGTGGCACCGGCGCCAACATCTTCGTGCGCGGCATGCCCTCCGAAGGCGATGCGCCGTTCGTGACCATGCAGCTGGACGGCGCGCCGCTGTATCCGCCGCCGACGCTGTCGTTCCTGGAGAACTCCACGCTGTTCCGTCTGGATGACACGGTGGAGCGCATGGAAGTTCTGCGCGGCGGCTCCAGCCCGATCTTCTCCAACGGCCAGGCCGGGATCACGGTCAACTTCATCCAGAAGACCGGCCAGGACACGCCCGAAGGCAGCGTGCGCCTCACTACCGGCAGTGATAGCCTGCAGCGCATCGACGTCTATGCCGGCGGTGCGCTGGGCAATGGCTGGTATGCCAGCGCCGGTGGCTTCTTCCGCAAGACCGATGGCGTGCGCGACCCACAGTTCGATGCCGACAAGGGCGGGCAGTTCAGCGCCACGCTGAGCAAGCGCTGGGACAGCGGCGATGTGACGTTCTACGCACGCCACCTGGACGACAACAACGCGTTCTACACGCCGATCCCGCTGATTTCGCGTAACAACGGCAGCGACCTCTCCAGCTTTCCCGGGCTCGATGCAAAAACCGGCACGTTGCTGAGCAACGACTTCCGGCACGTGACCCTGCCGGTCGGCCCCAACGGTGAAACCATCACCCGCGACCTGGCCGATGGCCGCGGCGTCAACATCGACCTGTTCGGTGGTTCGTTGAACTGGCAGGCGGGCGACTGGACCATCGCTGACCGCTTCAACGTGATGGGCGGTGACGCACCGACCAATGCGCTGTTCACGGGTGCCGCGCCCATCACGCTGGGGGATTACATCGCCAGCTTCGGCAGCACCGGCACCGGGACCTACACCAATGGCGGTGGTGTGGTGGACCCCAATCAACAGGTGTTGCAGGCGGGCTGGTGGGTGGTGGACAAGCACCTGTCCTCGTTCACCAACGACCTGCGATTGAGTCGCCAGCTGTTTGAAGGCAATACGCTCACCTTCGGCGTGTACTACGCAAAATATTCATCGCGCGACACCTGGTACCTGGGCAACAACATGCTGTTGACTGCGGAGAACAATGCGCGCCGGGTCGATGTGACCCTGGACGATGGCCGCCAGGTCACCCGTGACGGCTTCACCGGCACCTCGACCTTCGCCCTGCGCGAGGATTTCGAAGGCCGCAACACGGCCGCATTCGTGGCCGACGAATGGGAAATCAACGACCGCCTACGCCTGGACCTGGGGGCGCGCTACGAACAGCAGAAGGTCACCGGCGACGTGCATGACACCGCCACGATCGATCTGGACGGAGACCCGAACACGCTGTACGACAACAACACCTCGATCTCGCTGCCTGGCATCACCCATTACGACCAGACCGACAAGAAGTTCTCCTGGACCGCGGGCCTGAACCTGAAACTCAACGAGCAGGTCAGCCTGTTCGCGCGCGCCAACTCTGGACTGAAGTTCCCGGGGTTCGACAACCTGCGCGACGGCAACAACAAGGTGCAGGAGGTGGACCAGTACGAGCTTGGCCTGAAGTCCGGCAGCCGGATGTACGACCTGTATCTGACCGGCTTCTACAACACGTTCAAGCACTCGCCGTATCAGGCCTTCCTGGCCGACGGTACGAGCTACGCCACCAACGGCGACTCGCGTGCCTACGGCCTGGAATTGGAAGGCGCGATCCGGCCCTTTGGCGGGTTCGAACTGGCTGGCACCGGCGTGTGGCTCAAGGCCAACTACCGCAACTACGAGGAGTTCACCGGCAACCAGGTGATGCGCCAGCCGAAACTGCAGTACCGGTTGACGCCCAGCTACTACTGGGCCCTGCCGATGGGCGACCTCAAGATCTTCGCCACCTACTCGCACGTCGGCCAGCGCTTTGCCGACCTGGCCAATGCGCAGATCCTGCCGTCGTATTACACCGTCGATGTGGGTGCCAGCCTGCACGTGGGCGACCACTGGGAGGTCACGGCCAGCGGCAGCAACGTCACCGACGAGCTCGGCCTCACCGAAGGCAACACCCAGGTCATGGGTGCGGCCACCGGCGGCGTGTTCATGGGCCGGCCGATTGCTGGCCACCAGTACCAGATGTCGCTGGCGTATCGCTGGTGA